One window of the Salvelinus alpinus chromosome 13, SLU_Salpinus.1, whole genome shotgun sequence genome contains the following:
- the slc25a35 gene encoding solute carrier family 25 member 35 gives MDFILSGAAACGACLFTNPLEVVKTRMQLQGELKSRGTYQVYYRNVFHAFYTIGKVDGLAGLQKGLVPGLVYQFFMNGVRLGSYSIIESSGYIHTDGRVSAAKTTLAGAAAGVVGAVMGSPIYLVKTHIQSQATSSIAVGHQYQHQGMVHALAAIHKQHGILGLWRGSSAAVPRVSVGSAAQLYSFAASKELVVDLQVFPEGSWLVALCAGMISSVVVVAAMTPFDVVSTRLYNQPVDHTGKGELYKGFGDCFSKTLKMEGVTGLYKGLGASYFRLGPHTILSLLFWDELRKLWQQHR, from the exons ATGGATTTTATATTGAGCGGGGCAGCTGCCTGCGGAGCTTGCCTGTTCACTAACCCACTGGAGGTTGTCAAAACTCGGATGCAATTACAAGGAGAGCTCAAAAGCCGGGGGACCTACCAGGTTTACTACCGCAACGTTTTCCACGCTTTTTACACTATCGGCAAAGTAGATGGACTCGCTGGTTTACAGAAAGGGTTGGTACCCGGACTTGTCTATCAGTTTTTCATGAATGGAGTGAGGCTTGGGTCGTATTCAATCATTGAGTCATCTGGATACATCCACACGGACGGGAGGGTTAGTGCTGCTAAAACCACACTAGCAGGGGCTGCCGCTGGAGTCGTGGGGGCAGTGATGGGAAGTCCCATCTACTTG GTGAAGACTCACATTCAGAGTCAGGCCACTTCCTCTATAGCTGTTGGACATCAGTATCAACATCAG ggcATGGTCCATGCTCTGGCAGCGATCCACAAGCAGCATGGTATCCTAGGCCTGTGGAGGGGCTCCAGTGCAGCTGTACCCAGGGTCAGCGTGGGGTCAGCTGCTCAACTCTattccttcgctgcctccaaggAGCTTGTCGTCGACCTACAG GTGTTCCCAGAGGGCAGCTGGCTGGTGGCTCTGTGTGCAGGGATGATCagcagtgtggtggtggtagcagCCATGACACCCTTTGACGTGGTCAGCACACGGCTCTACAACCAACCTGTGGATCATACAGGCAAG GGAGAGCTCTATAAAGGTTTTGGGGACTGCTTCTCGAAGACACTGAAGATGGAGGGTGTGACAGGGCTCTACAAAGGCCTGGGTGCATCCTACTTCCGTCTGGGGCCACACACCATCCTGTCTCTACTGTTCTGGGACGAACTGAGGAAGCTCTGGCAGCAGCACAGATAG
- the rangrf gene encoding ran guanine nucleotide release factor gives MQNATEGRPLFGGALSATIPHSAKDISELREIPDNQEVFAHDHNDQSIIVELLELQSHVQNGDAARYHFEDVAGSNKASAPGTSEVRAVVALPKSDLSLEECSSAFLLTGTQCVAKFNEEAKNTVTIHLGLFRLPQFSTDVLVTFNDPLSISPGSSSAVGMGGEQQEDTEPWTLQDFQRLLQSLRLHDPGVFG, from the exons atgcagaacgccacagagGGTCGTCCTCTATTTGGAGGAGCCCTGTCAGCCACCATCCCTCACAGTGCCAAAGACATCAG TGAATTGAGGGAGATTCCAGACAACCAGGAGGTTTTTGCCCACGACCACAATGACCAGAGCATCATCGTGGAACTACTAGAGTTACAGAGCCATGTCCAGAATGGAGACGCTGCCAG GTACCACTTTGAGGATGTAGCAGGGAGCAACAAGGCATCGGCCCCAGGGACATCAGAGGTCAGGGCTGTGGTGGCCTTGCCCAAGTCAGACCTCTCCCTGGAGGAGTGCAGCTCTGCCTTTCTGCTCACTGGAACACAGTGTGTGGCCAAGTTCAATGAGGAA GCCAAAAATACAGTGACCATTCACCTTGGCCTGTTCCGACTACCACAGTTCTCTACGGATGTTCTAGTGACCTTCAACGACCCCCTCAGCATAAG CCCTGGCAGCAGCAGTGCAGTGGGGATGGGAGGAGAGCAGCAGGAGGACACAGAGCCATGGACGCTACAGGACTTCCAGCGTTTACTGCAGTCTCTCAGACTACACGACCCAGGCGTGTTTGGGTAG